One genomic window of Sphingomonas ginsengisoli An et al. 2013 includes the following:
- a CDS encoding SPFH domain-containing protein, whose translation MLTIVTLLVAALVVLYAMMSIKIVHQGFRFTIEHFGRFVRVAEPGFNFLPAFFYRVGRRINMMEQVLDIPGQEIITKDNAMVAVDGVVFFQVLDAAKAAYEVSDLYTAIMQLSTTNLRTVMGSMDLDETLSKRDEINVRLLQVVDHATEAWGVKITRVELKDIRPPSDIVNAMTRQMKAEREKRANILESEGLRASEILRAEGEKQAKILQAEGLKEAAFREAEARERAAQAEAAATKAVSDAIEGGSSQAINYFIAQKYVEAISGFATSPNAKTILFPIEATQLIGTLGGIGELAKEVFGGDDKPSSAPKPPARVERGAPSVPPTPRLPG comes from the coding sequence ATGCTCACGATAGTCACCTTGTTGGTCGCCGCGCTGGTCGTGCTCTATGCCATGATGAGCATCAAGATCGTGCACCAGGGTTTCCGCTTCACGATCGAACATTTCGGCCGCTTCGTCCGCGTCGCCGAGCCCGGCTTCAACTTCCTCCCCGCCTTCTTCTACCGAGTCGGCCGCCGTATCAACATGATGGAGCAGGTGCTCGACATCCCGGGGCAGGAGATCATCACCAAGGACAATGCCATGGTGGCGGTCGACGGGGTGGTCTTCTTCCAGGTCCTCGACGCCGCCAAGGCCGCCTACGAGGTTTCCGACCTCTACACCGCGATCATGCAGCTATCGACCACCAATCTGCGCACGGTGATGGGCTCGATGGACCTCGACGAGACCCTCTCCAAGCGCGACGAAATCAACGTTCGCCTGCTCCAGGTGGTCGATCACGCGACCGAGGCGTGGGGCGTAAAGATCACCCGCGTCGAGCTCAAGGACATCCGGCCGCCGTCGGACATCGTCAACGCGATGACCCGCCAGATGAAGGCCGAGCGCGAGAAGCGCGCCAACATCCTCGAAAGCGAGGGCCTGCGCGCCTCCGAAATCCTCCGCGCCGAGGGTGAGAAGCAGGCCAAGATCCTTCAGGCCGAGGGTCTCAAGGAAGCCGCCTTCCGCGAGGCCGAGGCGCGCGAACGCGCCGCCCAGGCCGAGGCCGCGGCGACCAAGGCGGTCAGCGACGCGATCGAGGGCGGCAGCAGCCAGGCGATCAACTATTTCATCGCCCAGAAGTATGTCGAGGCGATCAGCGGCTTCGCCACCTCGCCCAACGCCAAGACCATCCTCTTCCCGATCGAGGCGACCCAGCTGATCGGGACGCTCGGCGGCATCGGCGAACTCGCCAAGGAAGTGTTCGGCGGCGACGACAAGCCGTCGTCCGCGCCGAAGCCGCCGGCGCGCGTCGAGCGCGGCGCGCCGTCGGTCCCGCCGACGCCGCGGCTGCCGGGCTAG